Proteins encoded by one window of Filimonas effusa:
- a CDS encoding RagB/SusD family nutrient uptake outer membrane protein has product MKRKLRITSLYRYTAIAVLSIILSGLLACNKDFLDRTPKDKQVEATFYKSPEDAFKALVAAYSVLNWEGFGNIWLSSELASDNCFGGGGLADNGHRHADKFEKWEDMNKVSWKKNYTGIYRANKFLQEIDGANFGADQALKNRYTGEAQFLRAYFYFDQVRMYGNIPLLTVPIEGENYYIPQASPDSVYALIANDLKAAIQNLTASAKPFASIPDEEYGRITKWAAEALLARVFLYYTGYYNKTDLAGVYTKQQVTAAIDDVIANSGYDLLDDFGTLWRASAYATAKTFAGQNNKEGVFVIQYSEKGKGNWNQLNGNRVQVMVGLRGISELAFYTQGWGVGTVNPALYNAYESADSIRRKASFIGIQEDGLTAFIPASDQVQYTGYFWKKYTPITLNKVADMSGNFQIDNYDNYVVIRFADVLLMGAELHLATNLSTAQNYFNRVRDRAFKKDITHRKVLTADAAGLKTILEERRLELALEGIRYWDILRQGMPAAKQIIDNNTGGDFNISFRTETNGLFAIPDVQIGLSNGTLKQNNGWTN; this is encoded by the coding sequence ATGAAACGCAAACTTCGTATTACTTCTTTGTACAGGTACACCGCTATCGCTGTACTGTCAATCATACTCTCAGGTCTGTTGGCCTGTAATAAAGACTTCCTCGACAGAACGCCCAAAGACAAACAGGTAGAGGCAACGTTCTATAAATCTCCGGAAGATGCCTTCAAAGCATTGGTAGCAGCTTACAGCGTCCTTAACTGGGAAGGCTTCGGCAACATCTGGCTGTCCTCCGAACTCGCATCCGATAACTGCTTCGGCGGCGGTGGCCTGGCCGATAATGGCCATAGACATGCCGACAAATTTGAGAAATGGGAAGACATGAATAAAGTAAGCTGGAAGAAAAACTATACAGGGATCTATAGGGCCAATAAATTCCTCCAGGAAATAGACGGCGCCAACTTTGGTGCCGATCAGGCATTGAAAAACAGGTACACAGGCGAAGCGCAATTCCTGCGCGCCTATTTCTACTTCGACCAGGTTCGTATGTACGGAAATATTCCCCTGCTTACTGTACCCATCGAAGGCGAAAACTATTATATCCCACAGGCTAGCCCCGACAGCGTTTATGCCCTTATTGCCAATGACCTGAAAGCCGCAATTCAAAACCTTACAGCCAGTGCCAAACCTTTTGCCAGTATCCCGGATGAAGAATACGGCAGAATAACCAAATGGGCGGCTGAAGCATTGCTGGCAAGAGTTTTCCTCTATTACACCGGCTACTATAACAAAACCGACCTCGCAGGCGTATATACCAAACAACAGGTAACTGCTGCTATCGACGATGTTATCGCCAATAGTGGTTACGACCTCCTCGATGACTTTGGTACCCTCTGGCGCGCATCAGCCTATGCTACAGCCAAAACCTTTGCAGGACAGAATAACAAAGAAGGCGTCTTCGTTATCCAGTATTCCGAAAAAGGAAAAGGTAACTGGAACCAGTTGAATGGCAACAGGGTACAGGTAATGGTTGGCCTCAGGGGTATCAGCGAGCTGGCATTCTATACACAGGGCTGGGGCGTTGGTACAGTTAATCCCGCATTGTATAATGCCTACGAATCGGCAGATAGTATTCGCAGGAAAGCCTCCTTTATTGGTATCCAGGAAGATGGCCTTACCGCCTTTATACCTGCCTCCGACCAGGTTCAGTATACAGGCTATTTCTGGAAAAAATATACACCCATTACGCTCAATAAAGTAGCCGATATGAGTGGCAATTTCCAGATCGACAACTACGATAACTACGTGGTTATCCGCTTCGCCGATGTGCTGCTCATGGGGGCCGAACTGCATCTCGCAACCAACCTGTCAACAGCACAGAACTATTTCAACAGGGTGCGCGACCGCGCTTTCAAAAAGGATATCACTCATAGAAAAGTGCTTACCGCCGATGCCGCAGGCTTGAAAACAATCCTGGAAGAACGCCGCCTCGAATTGGCGCTCGAGGGTATCCGCTACTGGGATATACTCCGGCAAGGCATGCCCGCAGCAAAACAGATCATCGATAACAATACAGGCGGCGACTTTAATATTTCCTTCCGTACCGAAACCAATGGTCTTTTTGCCATCCCCGATGTTCAGATAGGCCTCAGTAATGGCACTTTGAAACAAAACAATGGATGGACCAACTAA
- a CDS encoding SusC/RagA family TonB-linked outer membrane protein: protein MRSLIRNATRRPLYRPLQLLLFLLPAFLVCLTAMAQKKSVSGTVTGPAGQPLAQANITIKGTTTGTTSDENGQFSISAKKGDVLVISFVNYANAEITIGDGSIFDVRLQQGESQLEEVVVIGYGTQRRREVTGATVRVAGSDLEKNKNLSVGQSLQGQAAGVQVTSNSGQPGDALRIVVRGVATNGNSNPLYVIDGMPAEDISYLNPADIESMDILKDAASAAIYGARSANGVVLITTRKGKAGRKAVSLDMYYGWQNPTKKMSLLNAKEYAIIMNEAAINSGKPAYFVYSQAQIDSFGKGTDWQEEVRLKNAVTQSYNLGLNGGNDQSVYATSIGYQRQEGLMGLKGKSFYERVNLRVNSDHKLYKDIVKIGENLAYIHSNQAGIGTGNIYGNSIRGLLNTSPTFPAYNADGSYARSPFAEEINPVAAMDYLNNNKRNFDRIFGNTYMEVTILKGLKIRTDFGMDLSYENYTGYTPKYDLSSTNKSSVTSVTSAIYKNIRWNWDNTISYTTQLGNHNIALLAGTTAKEDVYTYVSGSRTDLVIPGFEYAVISNGTQLPGIDNAAAGSRVERALQSYFGRVNYTYDGKYMLSAIIRRDGSSVFGPNNRYGYFPSFSAGWVVTNENFGKPAWLNFLKIRGGWGRNGNDRIGDFRYMATISSQYRSYYFGGFGVNPTIGASPSQVPNPNLKWEAAEQTNIGFDATLFKGLSINFDWYNKTTRDWLVTAPIPDLVGNDPPIINGGHIVNKGVEIALNYQKKTGAVTWSIGGNIAFNSNTVKEVPNREGIIHGASGVLASNTDEFFRIENGFPIGYFWGYQANGIFQNVAEVNSYMGTKGLIQPNAKPGDVRFVDRNGNGTIDAGDKTMIGNPNPDYTYGFNISANWNGFDFTLLASGVGGNDILDGTRAFDRWYNNYSSEFIGRWTGEGTSSYLPRVTLSDEANNNWGRVSTLHIHNGSFMRVKTISIGYDLKKHVLAALPFQQCRIYATVLNPFTFTSYKGLDPEVGYGNTDNEGNTWSSGIDLGYYPQPRTVMVGLSIKL from the coding sequence ATGAGATCCCTAATTAGAAACGCCACCAGGCGGCCCCTTTACAGGCCGTTGCAGCTGCTGCTTTTTCTGCTGCCGGCATTCCTGGTATGCCTGACAGCTATGGCGCAGAAAAAATCAGTCTCTGGAACAGTAACAGGCCCTGCCGGACAGCCGCTAGCCCAGGCTAACATTACCATAAAAGGCACCACCACAGGAACAACCTCCGATGAAAATGGTCAGTTCTCCATCAGTGCTAAAAAAGGCGATGTCCTGGTCATCTCATTTGTAAACTATGCAAATGCCGAAATTACCATAGGCGACGGCAGCATCTTCGACGTACGCCTGCAACAGGGCGAAAGTCAGCTCGAAGAAGTAGTTGTGATAGGCTACGGAACCCAGCGCCGCCGCGAAGTTACCGGCGCCACTGTCCGCGTGGCAGGTAGTGACCTCGAAAAGAATAAGAACTTATCTGTAGGCCAAAGCCTTCAGGGACAGGCTGCCGGCGTTCAGGTTACTTCTAACTCCGGTCAGCCGGGCGATGCACTCCGCATCGTGGTTAGGGGCGTTGCAACCAATGGAAACTCCAACCCGCTTTACGTGATCGACGGTATGCCCGCCGAAGATATCAGCTACCTCAACCCGGCTGATATCGAATCTATGGACATTCTCAAAGATGCCGCCTCCGCAGCCATCTATGGCGCCCGCTCCGCTAACGGCGTCGTCCTCATCACCACCCGCAAAGGCAAAGCAGGACGCAAAGCGGTCTCCCTCGACATGTACTACGGCTGGCAGAACCCTACTAAAAAAATGTCGCTGCTCAACGCCAAAGAGTACGCCATCATCATGAACGAAGCTGCCATCAACTCCGGTAAACCGGCTTACTTCGTTTACTCCCAGGCACAGATCGATTCCTTTGGAAAAGGTACCGACTGGCAGGAAGAGGTACGCCTCAAAAACGCCGTTACACAAAGCTATAACCTCGGCCTCAACGGAGGTAACGACCAGTCTGTTTATGCTACCTCCATCGGGTACCAGCGCCAGGAAGGTCTCATGGGCTTAAAAGGAAAATCTTTTTACGAACGCGTTAACCTCAGGGTTAACTCCGATCATAAACTTTATAAAGACATCGTCAAAATAGGAGAAAACCTCGCCTATATCCATAGCAACCAGGCAGGCATCGGTACAGGTAATATTTATGGTAACTCCATAAGGGGCCTTCTAAACACCAGCCCCACTTTCCCTGCATATAATGCCGATGGCTCCTACGCCAGGTCCCCGTTTGCAGAGGAAATAAATCCCGTTGCTGCCATGGACTACCTCAATAACAATAAGAGAAATTTCGACAGGATCTTCGGCAACACTTATATGGAGGTCACCATCCTGAAAGGACTGAAGATCAGGACCGACTTTGGGATGGACCTCTCCTACGAAAACTATACAGGTTATACCCCTAAATACGATTTGTCTTCCACCAATAAAAGCAGCGTCACCTCTGTTACAAGTGCCATTTACAAAAACATCAGGTGGAACTGGGATAATACCATCAGCTATACTACCCAGCTGGGCAATCACAACATCGCATTACTGGCAGGTACAACCGCTAAGGAAGATGTTTATACTTACGTTTCCGGCAGCCGTACCGATCTGGTCATTCCAGGCTTCGAATACGCGGTTATCAGCAATGGTACACAATTGCCGGGCATCGATAACGCTGCCGCCGGTTCCCGCGTGGAAAGAGCCTTACAATCTTATTTCGGAAGGGTCAACTATACCTACGATGGCAAATACATGCTGTCTGCTATCATCAGGCGTGATGGCTCCAGCGTATTCGGCCCCAATAACCGCTATGGCTATTTCCCTTCCTTCTCGGCAGGATGGGTGGTTACCAACGAAAACTTTGGAAAACCCGCCTGGCTTAACTTCCTTAAGATCCGCGGTGGATGGGGACGTAACGGTAACGATCGCATAGGCGACTTCCGGTATATGGCTACCATCAGCTCTCAATACAGGAGTTATTACTTCGGAGGCTTCGGCGTAAACCCTACCATAGGTGCTTCACCCAGCCAGGTGCCTAACCCCAACCTCAAATGGGAAGCCGCAGAACAAACCAATATCGGCTTCGACGCAACGCTCTTTAAAGGACTTAGCATCAACTTCGACTGGTACAATAAAACAACACGCGACTGGCTTGTAACAGCGCCGATACCCGACCTCGTTGGTAATGATCCCCCGATTATCAATGGCGGCCATATCGTAAATAAAGGCGTTGAAATCGCACTCAACTACCAGAAAAAAACAGGAGCAGTAACCTGGAGCATCGGAGGCAATATTGCATTCAATAGCAATACCGTGAAAGAAGTGCCTAACAGGGAAGGTATTATTCACGGTGCCTCTGGTGTCCTTGCTTCCAATACCGACGAATTCTTCAGGATCGAAAACGGCTTCCCCATCGGGTACTTCTGGGGCTACCAGGCCAATGGTATCTTCCAGAATGTAGCGGAAGTAAATAGCTACATGGGTACAAAAGGACTCATTCAACCCAACGCCAAACCCGGTGACGTTCGCTTCGTCGACCGTAACGGTAACGGCACTATCGACGCCGGCGATAAAACAATGATCGGTAACCCCAACCCCGATTATACTTATGGCTTTAATATCTCCGCCAACTGGAATGGCTTCGATTTTACCCTCCTCGCTTCAGGTGTGGGCGGAAACGATATCCTCGATGGTACAAGAGCGTTCGATAGGTGGTATAATAACTATAGCTCCGAATTCATAGGCCGCTGGACCGGCGAAGGTACTTCCAGCTATCTCCCCAGGGTGACACTCAGCGATGAGGCAAATAACAACTGGGGCCGTGTATCTACCCTCCATATCCATAACGGATCGTTCATGCGCGTTAAAACAATCAGCATAGGATACGATCTTAAAAAACATGTGCTCGCAGCATTACCCTTCCAGCAATGCCGCATTTATGCCACTGTCCTCAATCCGTTCACCTTCACCAGCTACAAAGGATTGGACCCCGAAGTAGGCTACGGTAACACCGATAATGAAGGCAATACCTGGTCTTCAGGTATCGACCTCGGCTACTATCCGCAGCCTAGAACAGTGATGGTAGGACTCAGCATTAAATTATAA